A window of Candidatus Zixiibacteriota bacterium contains these coding sequences:
- a CDS encoding Glu/Leu/Phe/Val dehydrogenase, producing MKEKKLTGKPVTKARGRVGRHGTTKVSAFDNAMKQFDRAARILKLTDNQIAVIKEPRRITEVKLPVRMDDGSIEIFIGFRVQHNIARGPAKGGVRFHPDVDVDEVKALAFWMTYKSAVVGIPMGGGKGGVVVDPRKLSEHELERLARRYFAELIDLFGPDRDVPAPDVNTNPRVMAWFMDTYSMHHRNHIPAVVTGKPVALGGSEGRASATAQGMVYVVRRAVEHLKISLDGATVAIQGYGNAGSFAATLLKKDGCIIQAISDIDGAFYSKSGIDPEFAVEHVARFGTLKGFEKKAAVEKLDDPMKLLELQVDVLIPAALENQITSKNARRVKAKIIAECANGPLTPEADDIFEKKGTFIIPDILCNAGGVTVSYLEWVQNRMGYYWTESRIQEDLQRIMDDSFALVLKTSLSYKVPMRTAAFIVGIKRVTEAAELRGLYA from the coding sequence ATGAAAGAGAAGAAGCTTACAGGAAAGCCCGTGACGAAGGCTAGAGGCAGAGTAGGTCGGCACGGAACGACCAAGGTGTCAGCGTTCGATAATGCGATGAAGCAGTTCGATCGCGCTGCCCGAATTCTCAAGCTTACAGATAATCAGATCGCGGTCATCAAGGAACCGAGGCGAATTACCGAAGTGAAGCTACCGGTTCGCATGGATGATGGTTCGATTGAGATTTTCATTGGGTTCCGGGTGCAGCACAATATTGCGCGTGGTCCTGCAAAGGGTGGGGTTAGATTCCATCCCGATGTCGACGTCGATGAAGTAAAGGCTCTTGCGTTCTGGATGACCTATAAGTCAGCCGTCGTCGGTATCCCGATGGGCGGGGGCAAGGGCGGAGTAGTGGTCGATCCCAGGAAGCTTTCGGAGCATGAACTCGAGCGACTCGCTCGCCGGTATTTTGCCGAATTGATCGATTTATTCGGACCGGATCGCGATGTTCCCGCGCCGGATGTTAACACTAATCCTCGCGTGATGGCTTGGTTCATGGACACATACAGCATGCATCACCGCAACCATATACCTGCTGTGGTCACTGGGAAGCCGGTAGCGCTGGGTGGCTCTGAAGGTCGTGCTTCTGCTACGGCACAAGGAATGGTGTATGTCGTTAGAAGAGCGGTCGAGCATCTCAAGATTAGTCTCGATGGAGCGACGGTGGCGATTCAAGGCTATGGCAATGCCGGTTCGTTTGCTGCCACTCTCCTTAAGAAAGATGGCTGCATAATTCAGGCGATCTCCGACATTGATGGTGCTTTCTATTCGAAATCGGGTATTGATCCGGAATTTGCTGTCGAACATGTGGCAAGATTCGGGACGCTGAAAGGCTTCGAGAAGAAGGCCGCGGTCGAGAAGCTCGATGATCCGATGAAGCTTCTTGAGCTGCAGGTTGATGTACTGATCCCGGCGGCCCTCGAAAATCAGATCACAAGCAAGAATGCACGCAGGGTAAAGGCGAAGATCATTGCCGAATGCGCTAACGGCCCCCTAACGCCCGAGGCGGACGATATTTTCGAGAAGAAAGGAACTTTCATAATTCCTGATATCCTGTGTAACGCGGGCGGAGTGACAGTATCGTACCTCGAGTGGGTGCAGAATAGAATGGGATATTACTGGACTGAAAGTCGGATACAAGAAGATCTGCAGCGCATAATGGATGACTCATTTGCGCTGGTTCTGA